One Cucurbita pepo subsp. pepo cultivar mu-cu-16 chromosome LG09, ASM280686v2, whole genome shotgun sequence DNA window includes the following coding sequences:
- the LOC111802547 gene encoding E3 ubiquitin-protein ligase CSU1-like: MPQRHSKNNNDLAFFTYDEKRKLGYGTQKERLGKDSIKPFDVCCLCLKPFIDPMCCQKGHTFCKECILECLLAQKKDIQRKLAAYTAQQKQDKEEAEEKLMQQKARELDAFDQQNHGAVPQYNDRNHSRDKNGFHGANSVKVTSYEEEALRTMKAFWLPSATPEAPVKAGAPSSSTFCPEGNEKLKLKSLFPIHFTEDNSERKKSKSYDVTYICPSCKVTLTNTMSLVALSTCGHVFCKKCADKFMAVDKVCLVCNKGCKGRDLVNLEKGGTGFAGHGDSLEATDFKHLGSGSGLGLVRPAMKT; encoded by the exons ATGCCTCAGAGACACTCGAAGAACAATAACGATCTAGCCTTCTTCACCTATGATGAGAAGCGGAAGCTGGGATATGGAACGCAGAAAGAGAGGCTTGGGAAGGACTCGATCAAGCCCTTCGATGTCTGCTGCCTGTGCTTGAAACCCTTCATCGATCCCATGTGCTGCCAGAAGGGTCACACGTTTTGTAAAGAATGCATTCTTGAGTGTCTTTTGGCTCAGAAGAAAGATATTCAGAG GAAGCTTGCTGCATATACTGCTCAGCAGAAACAAGACAAGGAAGAAGCAGAAGAGAAATTGATGCAACAGAAAGCTAGAGAGCTTGATGCATTTGATCAGCAAAACCACGGTGCGGTACCACAATACAACGACCGCAACCACAGCCGAGATAAGAATGGTTTCCATGGAGCAAATAGTGTAAAGGTTACGTCGTACGAAGAAGAGGCACTTCGGACCATGAAGGCCTTTTGGCTGCCTTCAGCTACACCAGAAGCTCCTGTTAAAGCCGGAGCTCCTTCGAGCAGTACATTCTGTCCCGAAGGCAACGAGAAACTTAAGCTAAAGTCCCTTTTCCCAATACATTTCACAGAGGACAATAGTGAGCGGAAGAAATCGAAATCTTACGACGTTACATACATATGCCCTAGTTGTAAGGTTACTCTAACTAACACAATGTCTCTTGTGGCCCTAAGCACATGTGGGCATGTGTTCTGTAAGAAGTGTGCTGATAAGTTCATGGCTGTGGATAAAGTTTGCCTTGTGTGCAACAAAGGATGCAAGGGAAGGGATTTGGTGAACTTGGAGAAGGGAGGCACAGGGTTTGCTGGCCATGGGGATTCTCTTGAAGCAACAGACTTCAAGCATTTGGGAAGCGGTTCTGGCTTGGGGCTGGTGAGGCCTGCCATGAAGACTTAG
- the LOC111802445 gene encoding G-type lectin S-receptor-like serine/threonine-protein kinase At1g11330, with translation MMIEKSMATRRISSRFSYRHRHRRRLLLLLSFTCFASRFGYGKDTITSTSFIKDPATITSNGSSFELGFFSPLNSTARYVGIWYNKIPLQTVVWVANANNPLNHTSGIFTISKDGNLVVLDQNDTVLWSSNISSSSSTTTNTDSIARILDSGNLVLEDPSSGKIIWESFKNPSNKFLTSMKVTTNTRTKQSVKITSWASPSNPFMGSFSLAMEVFNFPEAVIWNGRTIYWRSGPWNGQSFIGVPEMDSVYLSGFNLVIEEQTYTLSIPHEFSTQEFAYVLLTSQGNLEKMHWNTQTKNWDVSWMSLKTECDYYGVCGAFGVCNPKLFPICSCLRGFEPRHEEEWKQGNWSGGCVRRMPLQCKRLNNGSVQEDGFQKVERVKVPYFAEWFTLSYSEDICREECLNNCSCNAYAYEDGLRCMQWRREELIDMQKFEMGGADLYLRMAYGELDHSNNVNNKKGTITAIVLPTTFIIFMIAVFIWCKWKTYKQEKKEKQKSSKLTREDDMIGDDIKLEEVPFYDIEKLAIATNNFALSNKLGQGGFGPVYKRKLINGQEIAVKRLSRASNQGYEEFMNEVKVISKLQHRNLVRLFGCCIEGEEKMLIYEYMPHLSLDALIFGSRKQEILDWRKRFNIIDGIARGLLYLHRDSRLKIIHRDLKASNILLDKDLNPKISDFGMARIFCDNKVQANTVRVVGTYGYMSPEYAMQGHFSEKSDVFSFGVLLLEIISGRKNTDFYHHEYAISLLGFAWKLWLEGNLVPMIEPAIHELCYHQEILRCIHVGLLCVQEFVKDRPNVSTVISMLNSEMVDLPSPKQPGFVGRPNEGNTDSSQQNLDTYSVNNVTLTTIIAR, from the exons ATGATGATCGAGAAATCCATGGCAACCAGAAGGATCAGCTCGAGATTTTCATATCGTCACCGTCAccgtcgtcgtcttcttcttcttctatcaTTTACTTGCTTCGCTTCAAGATTTGGCTATGGAAAAGATACGATCACATCAACAAGTTTCATCAAAGACCCAGCTACCATAACATCCAATGGAAGCTCCTTCGAGTTGGGCTTCTTCTCACCACTCAATTCAACCGCCCGATATGTCGGAATTTGGTACAACAAAATCCCCTTACAAACTGTCGTATGGGTAGCTAATGCAAACAACCCTCTCAATCATACTTCGGGGATTTTCACGATTTCCAAGGATGGGAATCTTGTCGTGTTGGATCAGAACGACACCGTCCTCTGGTCTTCAAAcatctcttcatcttcttcaacaaCAACCAACACAGATTCAATCGCCcgaattttggattcaggcAACCTCGTTTTGGAAGATCCTTCTTCTGGGAAGATCATATGGGAGAGTTTCAAAAACCCATCTAATAAATTCTTGACTTCCATGAAAGTCACCACGAACACAAGAACCAAACAGAGCGTCAAGATTACCTCATGGGCTTCTCCTTCTAATCCATTTATGGGGAGCTTTTCATTAGCAATGGAAGTTTTTAATTTCCCCGAAGCTGTAATTTGGAATGGTCGGACCATTTATTGGAGATCTGGTCCATGGAATGGTCAATCATTCATCGGAGTACCCGAAATGGACTCTGTTTATCTCTCTGGGTTCAACCTCGTAATTGAAGAACAAACTTACACCCTATCAATTCCACATGAGTTTAGTACTCAAGAGTTTGCTTATGTATTACTAACTTCGCAAGGGAATTTGGAGAAAATGCATTGGAATACTCAAACGAAGAATTGGGATGTTAGTTGGATGTCTCTTAAAACAGAGTGTGATTACTATGGTGTTTGTGGGGCATTTGGGGTTTGTAATCCCAAATTGTTTCCAATTTGTAGCTGTTTAAGAGGGTTTGAGCCAAGGCATGAGGAGGAGTGGAAGCAAGGGAATTGGAGTGGTGGATGTGTTAGGAGGATGCCATTGCAATGTAAGAGGTTGAACAATGGTAGTGTTCAAGAAGATGGGTTTCAGAAAGTTGAAAGGGTTAAAGTGCCTTACTTTGCTGAATGGTTTACTCTTTCTTATTCGGAAGATATATGTAGAGAAGAGTGCTTGAACAATTGTTCGTGTAATGCTTATGCTTATGAAGATGGTCTTCGTTGTATGCAATGGAGAAGGGAGGAGTTAATTGATATGCAAAAGTTTGAGATGGGTGGAGCTGATCTTTACCTACGAATGGCTTATGGAGAATTAGATCATTCAA ATAATGTAAATAACAAGAAAGGAACTATTACAGCAATCGTGCTACCGACGACCTTTATCATCTTCATGATTGCCGTATTTATTTGGTGTAAATGGAAGACTTACAAACAAG aaaagaaggaaaaacaaaagagttCAAAACTTACAAGGGAGGATGATATGATTGGGGATGATATCAAACTTGAAGAGGTGCCCTTTTATGATATTGAGAAGCTAGCAATTGCTACCAACAATTTTGCTCTCAGTAACAAGCTTGGGCAAGGTGGCTTTGGTCCTGTCTATAAG CGGAAACTGATAAATGGACAAGAAATAGCTGTAAAGAGGCTATCAAGAGCCTCCAACCAAGGGTACGAAGAATTTATGAATGAAGTGAAGGTGATTTCTAAGCTACAACATAGAAATCTTGTACGCCTCTTTGGTTGTTGCATcgaaggagaagagaagatgTTGATTTATGAGTACATGCCCCACCTTAGCTTGGATGCGTTAATCTTTG GCTCTcgaaaacaagaaattttgGATTGGAGGAAGAGATTCAATATTATCGATGGAATTGCTCGAGGTCTCCTTTATCTTCATAGGGATTCAAGATTGAAAATCATTCATAGAGATCTGAAAGCAAGTAATATATTACTAGACAAAGacttaaaccctaaaatttcaGACTTCGGTATGGCAAGAATTTTTTGTGACAATAAAGTTCAGGCTAACACTGTAAGAGTCGTTGGAACTTA TGGATACATGTCTCCTGAGTATGCAATGCAAGGTCATTTTTCGGAGAAATCAGATGTATTTAGCTTTGGAGTTCTATTGCTCGAAATTATCAGTGGAAGAAAAAATACCGATTTCTACCACCATGAATATGCCATAAGCTTATTGGGATTC GCATGGAAGCTGTGGTTGGAAGGCAACCTTGTTCCTATGATTGAACCAGCGATACACGAATTGTGCTACCATCAAGAGATTTTGAGATGCATTCATGTAGGGCTCTTATGCGTTCAAGAATTTGTAAAAGATAGACCAAACGTCTCCACCGTTATTTCAATGCTCAATAGTGAAATGGTAGATCTTCCTTCTCCAAAGCAACCTGGCTTTGTTGGTAGACCAAATGAAGGCAACACGGACTCATCTCAACAAAATTTAGATACCTATTCGGTAAACAATGTGACACTTACCACAATTATAGCTCGATAG
- the LOC111802145 gene encoding zinc finger protein CONSTANS-LIKE 9-like, producing MKNKCELCTSRANTYCESDQANLCWSCDANVHSANFIVEKHSRTLLCHICQSPTPWTATGRKLSPTISVCQSCLNAQNNVADNHQDSSDGYRRDNDNDDDENQVVPLSPPPVSSSSK from the coding sequence ATGAAGAACAAGTGTGAGCTTTGCACTTCCAGAGCCAATACATATTGTGAATCCGACCAAGCCAATTTGTGTTGGAGTTGCGACGCCAATGTTCATTCAGCCAACTTCATCGTCGAGAAGCACTCCCGCACGTTGCTATGCCATATTTGCCAATCCCCCACGCCTTGGACTGCCACTGGCCGCAAGCTTTCCCCTACCATCTCCGTTTGTCAATCTTGTCTTAATGCCCAAAATAACGTCGCCGACAACCATCAAGATTCCAGCGATGGATATCGTCGTGACAACGACAACGACGACGACGAGAATCAAGTGGTTCCATTGTCGCCGCCACCGGTTTCGAGCTCGTCAAAATGA